A section of the Acidobacteriota bacterium genome encodes:
- a CDS encoding DUF6503 family protein — MIHRLVSLRILGLAAALTLLALPLWTLDAAAEGDSLDAETLVDRMVEAHGGMEAWATAPTVAFSDQFTAGNGEAGSKSRVVVEQGSRRAYIDMLGTEMSMAWDGEKAWGINWESPYPPRFLALLNYYFVNLPWLAKDPGVNLGEPGTAKLWDDPTEYHTVKMTYDPGVGDTPDDYYVLYIHPETYELAANEYIVTYQALLPEGQEHTEPHVLVYDQWTMVNGLKVPTAYTIYLLDHTVYAESKIWDWSFGEAFDTSRMEMPADAVVDTTQP; from the coding sequence ATGATCCATCGGCTCGTTTCCCTTCGCATCCTGGGTCTCGCCGCGGCGCTGACCCTCCTCGCTCTCCCCCTTTGGACTCTGGACGCCGCCGCCGAGGGTGACAGCCTCGACGCCGAGACCCTCGTCGACCGCATGGTCGAAGCCCACGGGGGCATGGAGGCCTGGGCTACAGCCCCCACCGTCGCCTTCTCGGATCAATTCACCGCCGGCAACGGCGAGGCCGGTTCGAAAAGCCGGGTCGTGGTCGAGCAGGGATCCCGCCGGGCCTACATCGACATGCTGGGGACGGAGATGTCCATGGCCTGGGACGGCGAAAAGGCCTGGGGAATCAACTGGGAGAGCCCCTACCCGCCGCGCTTCCTGGCGCTGCTCAACTACTACTTCGTCAATCTCCCCTGGCTGGCCAAGGACCCCGGCGTCAACCTCGGCGAACCCGGTACCGCCAAGCTCTGGGACGACCCCACCGAGTACCACACGGTGAAGATGACCTACGATCCCGGGGTCGGGGACACTCCGGACGATTACTACGTTCTGTACATCCACCCGGAGACCTACGAGCTGGCGGCCAACGAGTACATCGTGACGTACCAGGCGCTGCTCCCGGAGGGGCAGGAGCACACCGAGCCCCACGTCCTGGTCTACGACCAATGGACCATGGTCAACGGCCTGAAAGTTCCCACCGCCTACACCATTTACCTGCTGGATCACACCGTCTACGCCGAGAGCAAGATCTGGGATTGGTCCTTCGGCGAGGCCTTCGACACCTCGCGCATGGAGATGCCGGCCGACGCCGTGGTGGATACCACCCAGCCCTGA
- a CDS encoding 5-formyltetrahydrofolate cyclo-ligase — MSPDGAPPAKPEDRPAKPEASPASPEASPAERKQRLRQDLRQRLEALTPEQRRRRGERVMEHVLALPQLASARRVFTCLSFGLEVDTWPLVDQLLAQGRELFVPRVERGDPQIYVHPYPSPLRTLSFGLRQPLALEAGGTAALAPEDLDDGLDVALILGLGFDADGYRLGYGAGYFDRFLHARPFPAIGLAYDCQLMDQLPVEPHDVPMAAVVTESGVHHPAHPAGSPASPEVPSDQHR; from the coding sequence ATGAGCCCTGACGGGGCGCCGCCCGCAAAGCCCGAAGACAGGCCCGCGAAGCCTGAAGCCTCGCCAGCGAGTCCGGAAGCCTCGCCAGCGGAGCGCAAGCAGCGCCTGCGTCAGGACCTGCGACAGCGGCTGGAGGCTTTGACTCCGGAGCAGCGGCGCCGGCGGGGAGAGCGGGTGATGGAGCACGTGCTCGCCCTGCCGCAGCTGGCCTCCGCCCGCCGCGTCTTCACCTGCCTCTCCTTCGGGTTGGAGGTGGACACCTGGCCGCTGGTGGACCAGCTGCTGGCCCAGGGCCGGGAGCTATTCGTGCCGCGGGTCGAGCGCGGTGATCCGCAGATCTACGTTCATCCCTATCCCTCACCTCTGCGCACCCTCTCCTTCGGTCTGCGCCAACCCCTGGCCCTCGAGGCCGGGGGCACCGCGGCGCTGGCGCCGGAAGACCTCGACGACGGTCTGGACGTCGCGCTGATCCTCGGTCTCGGCTTTGACGCCGACGGCTACCGCCTGGGCTACGGCGCCGGCTATTTCGACCGCTTTCTCCACGCCCGCCCCTTCCCGGCCATCGGCCTGGCCTACGACTGTCAGCTGATGGACCAGCTGCCGGTGGAGCCCCACGACGTGCCCATGGCGGCGGTGGTAACGGAGAGCGGGGTACACCACCCCGCCCATCCCGCTGGTTCACCGGCGTCGCCGGAGGTCCCTTCGGACCAGCATCGCTGA
- a CDS encoding PAS domain-containing protein: MNEELSHLSAADIDSLPFGYVALGVDGTIRKYNRYEADLARKDPQEVLGKNFFREVAPCTQVQEFEGRFRSFVEGENEEPTLEFDFEFDFRHGSQQVRIAFVRSPLEQEIIMTVNRVRDLGLPHSAVLEQDISRGRLADSEGQPVVATRQDFWVALEATFEGSSPEERQAAQHRLGARWGQLHALRVESFVQREHLRTLREVELQVALESLSGSIGNMGLGRFDVHLGYRDRGLLLVTHHQSPFASMLSEREGFRCAILAGLHAGFLSYVAGRHLVAREITCSQSAEAPCRFLVGTERRLERLFDPVEGSTDDLLLQALGVRSAPGADDE, translated from the coding sequence ATGAACGAAGAGCTAAGCCACCTGAGCGCCGCCGACATCGACAGCCTGCCCTTTGGCTATGTCGCCCTGGGCGTCGACGGTACGATTCGCAAATACAACCGCTACGAGGCCGATCTGGCGCGCAAGGATCCGCAGGAGGTCTTGGGCAAGAATTTCTTCCGGGAGGTGGCTCCGTGCACTCAGGTGCAGGAGTTCGAGGGACGCTTCCGCAGCTTCGTCGAGGGCGAGAACGAGGAGCCGACGCTGGAGTTCGATTTCGAGTTCGACTTCCGCCACGGCAGCCAGCAGGTGCGCATCGCCTTCGTTCGCTCTCCCCTAGAACAAGAGATCATCATGACCGTCAACCGGGTGCGGGACCTGGGGTTGCCCCACTCGGCGGTGCTGGAGCAGGACATCAGCCGGGGCCGCCTCGCAGACTCCGAGGGGCAGCCGGTGGTGGCCACCCGTCAGGATTTCTGGGTGGCGTTGGAGGCCACCTTCGAGGGCTCGTCACCGGAGGAGCGGCAGGCGGCGCAGCATCGGCTGGGGGCCCGATGGGGTCAGCTTCACGCCCTACGGGTGGAGAGCTTCGTTCAGCGGGAGCATCTGCGCACTCTCCGGGAGGTCGAGCTGCAGGTGGCTCTGGAGAGTCTGTCCGGCTCCATCGGCAATATGGGGCTGGGACGCTTCGATGTTCACCTGGGCTATCGGGACCGCGGCCTGCTGCTGGTCACCCATCACCAAAGTCCCTTCGCCTCCATGCTCTCGGAGCGCGAGGGTTTCCGCTGCGCGATTCTCGCGGGACTCCACGCAGGCTTCCTCTCCTACGTCGCGGGTCGCCATCTGGTGGCGCGGGAGATCACCTGCAGTCAATCCGCCGAAGCTCCGTGCCGCTTCCTGGTGGGCACCGAGCGACGCCTGGAGCGGCTCTTCGATCCGGTGGAGGGCTCGACGGACGACCTATTGCTCCAGGCGCTGGGCGTCCGGTCCGCCCCCGGAGCCGACGATGAGTGA
- a CDS encoding alpha/beta hydrolase, with protein sequence MSICIGEKRSRAGDTLDTITLDNGVTLEYAETGRGLGKGVIFLHGYTDSWFSFSQVLAELPRGCHGLALTQRFHGDLGFLP encoded by the coding sequence TTGTCCATATGCATAGGCGAAAAACGAAGCAGAGCGGGCGACACCCTCGACACCATCACTCTCGACAACGGAGTGACCCTCGAATACGCCGAGACCGGACGCGGCCTGGGCAAGGGGGTGATCTTCCTCCACGGCTATACCGACTCCTGGTTCTCATTCAGCCAGGTCCTCGCCGAGCTTCCCCGCGGCTGCCACGGCTTGGCCCTGACCCAGCGCTTCCACGGCGATCTCGGCTTCCTGCCCTGA
- a CDS encoding DUF4388 domain-containing protein: MVVSDSSSASALDRMKEGAFSMPDVLVTELDGRRSERAGLLEYLRANPLTETLPVVMLASDGEKGEEARRRALSLGISHWVLPPFDDQDVEQSLLAALDAQPEQRPLTGSLDQLGFADLVQTLEVNHKTGVLTFTNGPLTGTLWFREGQVVHAGTGEGLRGREAFYSLALWERGLFEASFSSISVPETIGERTSFLLMEAMRRKDEARRQAEAPPHAALPDPPPPPPRELLALHRGLTLLNVAASYASDYVEGKLLERRLESVREELAEEHPVLERFQVRSKGRVVVEEREDLPETEALVLAVALWLRRLFERLEHGLPGRFDLQRLKSVTGAVHDDLESLGFYAALGLPAASEESEG; encoded by the coding sequence ATGGTGGTGTCCGATTCCTCCAGCGCGTCGGCCCTCGACCGGATGAAGGAAGGCGCGTTCTCGATGCCGGACGTCCTGGTCACGGAGCTCGATGGCCGGCGGTCGGAGCGAGCCGGGCTGTTGGAGTATCTGCGGGCCAACCCGCTGACGGAGACTTTGCCGGTGGTGATGCTGGCGTCGGATGGGGAGAAGGGCGAAGAAGCGCGGCGCCGGGCCCTGAGCTTGGGAATCAGCCACTGGGTTCTTCCCCCCTTCGATGACCAGGACGTCGAACAGAGTCTGCTCGCAGCCTTGGATGCGCAGCCGGAGCAGCGCCCCCTCACCGGCTCTCTCGATCAGCTGGGTTTCGCCGACCTGGTGCAGACGCTGGAGGTCAATCACAAAACCGGTGTTCTGACCTTCACCAACGGGCCGCTCACCGGGACGCTGTGGTTTCGGGAAGGTCAGGTGGTGCACGCCGGTACCGGCGAGGGTTTGAGGGGGAGGGAGGCCTTCTACTCCCTCGCCCTTTGGGAGCGCGGGCTGTTCGAGGCGAGCTTCAGCTCGATCTCGGTGCCGGAGACCATCGGTGAGCGCACCTCCTTTTTGCTCATGGAGGCGATGCGGCGCAAGGACGAAGCGAGACGTCAGGCCGAGGCTCCACCCCATGCGGCGCTGCCGGATCCGCCGCCACCGCCGCCGCGGGAGCTACTGGCCTTGCACCGTGGTCTAACCCTGCTCAACGTGGCTGCGTCCTATGCCTCGGATTATGTCGAGGGCAAGCTGCTGGAACGCCGGTTGGAGTCGGTTCGGGAGGAATTGGCCGAGGAGCATCCGGTGCTGGAGCGCTTCCAGGTCCGGTCGAAAGGTCGGGTGGTGGTCGAGGAGCGGGAGGACCTGCCCGAGACGGAGGCATTGGTTCTCGCCGTGGCGCTGTGGCTTCGCCGTCTCTTCGAGCGCTTGGAGCATGGGTTGCCCGGACGCTTCGACCTGCAGCGGCTGAAATCGGTGACCGGGGCAGTGCACGACGATTTGGAAAGTCTAGGCTTTTACGCCGCTCTGGGATTGCCGGCGGCCAGTGAGGAGAGCGAGGGATGA
- a CDS encoding 6-bladed beta-propeller — translation MADFFPSSRSLTSWLLGISVLGISVLGLFLLAGCGHPAGGDSGFGNEPLSEIEEPERRLALRMEVEGLLGETEDGEKGLLGRPTGVRVDSEGNIYVADQASVKIKVYDRSGALLRELGGRGREPGRFMRIEAFHIDREDRVIVADGNDRQLTVLSKTGELLFEHPMDLETMLWPRSIQQLQDGRFAFVYRLPKERRDGTPWPQSEYFVHLYDQDLQERQGVLATVEDFGPVDHFLNDAYSQIWPGHIWQRRDGSILYAPGLYRGEIHVYRQQDGEWRHAETWDGYVAQDPPLVEVDAEAQHNYFNVQITNESGKRAARIRNQSRGIFELTDGRVVHFTVLTAGKDSMEVMFGAEIFSPEGELEGYGVLPQITDHHHTEQFYIDWKDEEDRFYVREATDRFVVWIARLTQGGELDGPVWGVRPASDHGAMNHGETDHGNTNHGNMNHGNMNHGNMEPADEEAPGGDP, via the coding sequence ATGGCCGATTTCTTCCCTTCGTCTCGTTCGCTGACCTCGTGGCTGCTCGGTATCTCAGTGCTCGGTATCTCAGTGCTCGGGCTCTTCCTGCTCGCCGGCTGTGGCCATCCAGCCGGCGGAGATTCGGGCTTCGGCAACGAGCCTCTCTCGGAGATCGAAGAGCCCGAACGCCGCCTCGCGCTGCGCATGGAAGTGGAAGGTCTGCTAGGAGAGACCGAAGACGGTGAGAAGGGGCTTTTGGGACGGCCGACGGGAGTGCGAGTGGACTCCGAGGGCAATATCTATGTTGCGGACCAGGCGTCCGTCAAGATCAAGGTTTACGATCGCTCCGGAGCTCTGCTGCGGGAGCTCGGCGGCCGCGGACGAGAGCCGGGGCGTTTCATGCGCATCGAGGCCTTCCACATCGACCGCGAGGACCGGGTTATCGTCGCTGACGGCAACGACCGGCAGCTGACGGTGCTCAGCAAGACCGGTGAGCTGCTCTTCGAGCATCCCATGGACCTCGAGACCATGCTCTGGCCGCGGTCCATTCAACAGCTTCAAGACGGGCGGTTCGCCTTCGTCTACCGGTTGCCCAAGGAGCGCCGAGACGGAACTCCCTGGCCCCAGAGCGAGTACTTCGTTCATCTCTACGACCAGGACCTGCAGGAGCGGCAAGGAGTCCTGGCGACGGTGGAGGACTTCGGGCCGGTGGACCATTTCCTCAACGACGCTTACTCGCAGATCTGGCCCGGTCACATCTGGCAGCGGCGGGACGGTTCCATCCTCTACGCGCCGGGGCTCTACCGCGGGGAGATCCACGTCTATCGCCAGCAGGACGGCGAGTGGCGCCACGCCGAGACCTGGGACGGCTATGTGGCTCAAGATCCGCCGTTGGTGGAGGTCGATGCGGAGGCCCAGCACAATTACTTCAACGTGCAGATCACCAACGAGAGCGGCAAGCGGGCGGCCCGCATCCGCAATCAGAGCCGCGGCATCTTCGAGCTGACGGACGGCCGGGTGGTGCACTTCACCGTGCTGACCGCCGGCAAGGACTCGATGGAAGTGATGTTCGGCGCCGAGATCTTCTCGCCGGAGGGGGAACTGGAGGGCTATGGAGTCTTACCCCAGATCACCGATCACCACCACACGGAGCAGTTCTACATCGATTGGAAGGACGAGGAGGACCGCTTCTACGTCCGCGAGGCCACCGACCGCTTCGTGGTGTGGATCGCCCGGCTGACCCAGGGTGGAGAGCTGGACGGCCCGGTGTGGGGAGTCCGTCCGGCCTCGGATCACGGCGCTATGAATCACGGCGAGACGGATCACGGCAACACGAACCACGGCAACATGAACCACGGCAACATGAACCACGGCAACATGGAGCCCGCGGACGAGGAAGCCCCAGGGGGCGATCCTTAG
- a CDS encoding TfoX/Sxy family protein, with translation MRRPPCPGRLRTGGEARYPVLEARVLEAGLSEEREFRRRQIETRGVEAWRPEEYGSREKSMAYDPGVAQRLREALQERQDIREKKMFGGLAFLLGGNMCCGVVGDEIMVRVGAEAYEAALNHPHARKMDFTGQPLRGFVYVAAEGIEDDEELEDWVQRGVDFAASLPPK, from the coding sequence ATGCGGCGACCGCCCTGCCCCGGGCGACTGCGCACCGGCGGCGAGGCGCGATATCCTGTTCTCGAAGCGCGGGTTCTCGAAGCGGGACTTTCCGAAGAGCGGGAGTTCCGCCGGCGACAAATCGAAACACGAGGGGTCGAAGCATGGCGGCCCGAGGAATACGGTAGCCGGGAGAAGAGCATGGCCTATGACCCGGGAGTAGCCCAGCGTTTGCGGGAAGCGCTCCAGGAACGGCAGGATATTCGGGAAAAGAAGATGTTCGGCGGTCTCGCCTTTCTGCTCGGCGGCAATATGTGCTGCGGAGTGGTGGGGGACGAGATCATGGTGCGGGTGGGAGCGGAAGCCTACGAAGCGGCGTTGAATCATCCCCACGCCCGCAAAATGGACTTTACCGGTCAACCTCTGCGCGGATTCGTCTATGTCGCCGCCGAGGGCATTGAGGACGATGAAGAGCTGGAGGACTGGGTGCAGCGGGGGGTGGACTTCGCTGCTTCCTTGCCACCGAAATGA